Proteins from one Tachyglossus aculeatus isolate mTacAcu1 chromosome 23, mTacAcu1.pri, whole genome shotgun sequence genomic window:
- the ANKRA2 gene encoding ankyrin repeat family A protein 2, with amino-acid sequence MASTANLDVGVPLIVENCTSSYSLSALPDVKIEHQLDPNPEEGPAQSVAMGMKFILPNRFDMNVCSRFVKSLNEEDSKNIQDQVNSDLEVASVLFKAECNIHTSPSPGIQVRHVYTPSTTKHFSPIKQSTTLTNKHRGNEISTTPLLVNSLSVHQLAAQGEMLYLATRIEQENIINHTDEEGFTPLMWAAAHGQIAVVEFLLQNGADPQILGKGRESALSLACSKGYTDIVKMLLDCGVDVNEYDWNGGTPLLYAVHGNHVKCVKILLENGADPTAETDSGYNSMDLSVALGYRSVQQAIESHLLKLLQNIKE; translated from the exons ATGGCCTCAACGGCAAATCTGGATGTCGGAGTCCCGCTGATTGTGGAAAATTGCACAAGCAGCTACAGCCTCTCTGCTTTGCCCGACGTTAAAATCGAACACCAGCTGGACCCAAATCCAGAAGAAGGCCCCGCCCAGAGTGTCGCCATGGGAATGAAGTTCATCTTGCCCAATAGATTTGACATGAACGTGTGTTCCCGGTTTGTGAAGTCCTTGAATGAGGAAGACAGTAAAAATATTCAAGATCAAGTTAACTCTGACCTTGAGGTGGCATCTGTCTTATTTAAAG CTGAATGCAATATCCATACATCTCCTTCTCCGGGAATTCAAGTAAGGCATGTCTACACTCCATCAACCACAAAACATTTCTCCCCCATAAAGCAGTCGACTACTTTAACTAACAAACATAGAGGAAATGAGATCTCTACAACGCCTCTGCTAGTAAATT CCTTATCTGTTCACCAACTGGCTGCTCAAGGGGAGATGCTGTATTTGGCGACCCGCATTGAGCAAG AAAACATAATCAATCATACGGATGAAGAAGGATTTACTCCTTTGATGTGGGCCGCTGCCCACGGGCAAATAGCGGTGGTGGAGTTTCTGCTTCAGAAT GGGGCCGATCCTCAAATTttggggaaggggcgagagagcgCGCTGTCGTTAGCCTGTAGTAAAGGCTACACTGACATTGTGAAGATGCTGCTGGACTGTGGAGTGGATGTCAATGAGTACGACTGG AACGGGGGGACGCCTCTACTTTATGCTGTGCATGGAAATCACGTGAAATGTGTAAAAATCCTCTTGG AAAATGGAGCCGATCCAACTGCCGAGACGGACTCTGGATATAATTCTATGGATTTATCCGTAGCCCTGGGCTACCGTAGCG TTCAACAGGCTATTGAGTCCCATTTATTGAAGCTCCTTCAAAACATCAAGGAATAG
- the UTP15 gene encoding U3 small nucleolar RNA-associated protein 15 homolog — protein sequence MASYKPVVIQTYPKLGEKITHDTLYWKNFKTPVQIKEFGAVTKVDFSPCSPFNYAVTASSRIHIYGRYSQAPIKTFSRFKDTAYCATYRGDGQLLAAGGEEGGVQLFDISGRAPLRQFEGHTKAVHVVDFTADRYRILSGADDYTSKLWDIPNGKEITSFSEHTDYVRCGCTSKVNEDLFVTGSYDHTVKMFDSRSQKSVMTIMHGQPVESVLLFPSGGLLVSAGGRYVKVWDILRGGQLLVSLRNHHKTVTCLCLTSSGQRLLSGSLDRHVKVYSTASYKVVHTFTYAASILSLALAPEDETLIVGMTNGVLNVRHRKPEVRKEQHSSRRRRPAYRTFVKGRNYMPKQADFVVKKQSKQLLKLYDKDLKSFQVSKALDTVLQSRDRRRHPETAVAIMQELNRRGTLANALAGRDEQQLSRILNFLLGHVVEPRFAPALLNVAEMVIDIYLPMAGVSSIIDRQFLQLQELLEKEIGYQEELLEALGMMDMLFATMMRKPSTSITENKPNGISREQEHDKSNVST from the exons ATGGCTAGCTATAAGCCTGTAGTTATTCAGACCTATCCAAAGCTTGGTGAAAAAATCACCCACGATACACTGTACTGGAAGAATTTCAAG ACTCCTGTTCAGATCAAGGAATTTGGCGCCGTGACCAAAGTCGActtctccccctgctctcccttcaaCTACGCCGTCACAGCCTCTTCCAGG ATCCACATCTATGGCCGCTACTCCCAGGCACCGATTAAGACGTTCTCCCGCTTCAAGGACACCGCGTACTGTGCCACCTACCGAGGCGACGGCCAACTGCTCGCTGCCGGCGGGGAAGAAGGGGGCGTCCAGCTGTTCGATATCAGCGGCAGGGCCCCTCTGAGACAGTTCGAGGGCCACACGAA AGCGGTTCATGTAGTAGATTTTACAGCTGATCGGTACCGGATCCTTTCTGGAGCTGATGATTACACGTCCAAGTTGTGGGACATTCCGAACGGGAAAGAGATCACATCCTTCAGCGAACATACGGATTACGTGAGATGCGGCTGTACGAGCAAGGTGAACGAAGACCTCTTTGTAACAG GTTCGTACGACCACACCGTGAAGATGTTCGATAGCCGAAGCCAGAAGAGCGTCATGACCATTATGCATGGACAACCCGTGGAGAGTGTCCTGCTTTTCCCATCTGGAGGTCTGCTAGTGTCAGCAG GCGGTCGTTACGTTAAGGTCTGGGACATTCTAAGGGGAGGACAGTTGCTAGTGTCTTTGAGAAACCATCACAAAACAGTAACGTGTTTATGTCTGACCAGCTCTGGACAAAGATTACTCTCCGGCTCACTGGACAG GCATGTGAAAGTGTACAGCACGGCCTCATACAAAGTTGTCCATACTTTTACCTATGCGGCATCAATCCTAAGCCTGGCTCTGGCG CCCGAAGATGAGACTCTCATTGTAGGGATGACCAATGGAGTGCTGAATGTCAGACACCGAAAACCTGAAGTCAGAAAGGAGCAGCACTCTTCCCGGAGGCGGAGGCCGGCTTATCGAACTTTTGTGAAAGGGAGGAATTATATGCCGAAACAG GCTGACTTCGTGGTTAAGAAACAGTCGAAACAGCTCCTGAAGTTGTACGACAAAGACCTGAAAAGCTTCCAGGTCTCTAAGGCTCTTGACACAGTTCTTCAG TCCAGAGATAGAAGGAGGCATCCAGAAACTGCCGTTGCCATCATGCAGGAGTTAAATCGCCGAGGAACTCTCGCAAACGCCCTGGCGGGCCGAGACGAGCAGCAACTCAGCAGGATCCTCAACTTCCTACTCGG GCACGTGGTAGAGCCTAGGTTTGCCCCAGCCCTGTTAAACGTTGCAGAAATGGTCATTG ACATCTACCTGCCCATGGCCGGAGTGTCCTCCATCATCGACAGACAATTTTTGCAACTCCAAGAGCTTCTCGAGAAAGAGATTGGCTACCAGGAGGAACTTCTGGAAGCCTTGGGGATGATGGATATGCTCTTCGCTACCATGATGAGGAAACCAAGCACTTCCATAACGGAGAACAAGCCCAATGGCATTTCCAGGGAGCAGGAACATGATAAAAGCAATGTGTCTACTTGA